The genomic stretch GAAGCCCTGGATCGCCACGCGCGTCAGCTCCGGCTTGCGGCCGAGCCGGCCCAACAGCTTCATCACCAAAATGCCGACGCCGCGCCCGGTGGCTTCCTCGCGGCCGGGCAGGCCGAACATTTCGACCGGCTTCCCGGTCACGCAGGCCGGGCTGAAGCCGTGATATTTGGCATATTGGTTCATGAACCAGGCCATCACCTCGGCCCCCGTGCCCATGTCGGGAGCAGGGATGTCGCTGTCGGGCCCGATGAGATCGTGAATCGCATCGACGAATTTGCGCGTGATGCGTTCGACTTCGCGGAGGCTGAGCCGCATCGGATCGATGGCGATGCCCCCTTTGGCGCCGCCGTAGGGGAGATTGACCACGGCGGTTTTCCAAGTCATGAGCGCCGCAAGGGCCCGCACTTCATCGAGATCGACCTGCGGATGATAGCGCAGGCCGCCTTTCATCGGTCCGCGGGAATTGTTGTGTTGCACGCGATAGCCGATGAACGTGGCCAGTTCGCCGTCGTCCATTTCGACGGCGATCTGCACCTGCACTTCGCGTTTGGGGATGACGAGCAAGCGGCGCATATTTTCCGTCAGATCCATCTGATCGGCCGCGCGATTGAAGTAGATTTGCAGCGCGTCGAATGCTCGCATGGGAGGAAGGCTTTGAGGCTGTGAGGCTGTGAGGCTGTGAGGCTGTGAGGACGGATTCCACCGACCTCCTATGTGAATTGATGTGGCAGCGCCAATCTGTGGAATCATAGTGCTGCCGGGCTGGGGGCTCAAGGCGGACGCTGCCGACGTCGAAGCGGCGTCGTGAAACCGCTTTGCAAACATGCTTGCCGGCGCGTACCATGAATAGCGGAGAGGCTTGAGGCTGGCGGTCCGGGGAATCCGGCTCGGACCACGGCAGCGGACTGGCAGCGTCGCGCGGCGGGGGTTCTGGTCGCGCGGTCGTGCCTCAAGCCTGTAGCCTCAAGCCTTTAGCCTTTCGCGCCCATGGCCGTTTCGATTCCCGATTTTTGGCGTTTGGCGGTGGAAAGCCGCCTGCTGGCGGCGGCCGACTGCGATCGCTTGAACGGCGAATTCGCGGTCGTGAAAGGCGCGGCGTCGCAATCGAATGCCGTTACGCTCGGCGAATGGCTCGTCGCCGGCAGGGCGCTGACGCGTTATCAAGCCCGAACGCTGCTGGCCGGGCAGGCCGGCCCGTTCTTCTATGGCGACTACTACGTCTACGATCGCATCCGCTCGAAAGAAGGCCGCCTGGCCGGCCTGATGCGCGCGATGCATATGCCGACGCGGCACCCGGTGCTGCTCTATTTCATCACCGGGGCTGCGGCAAAGGATCCGCAGTGGTGGCAAGTCGCGGTGCAACAAGTGGC from Pirellulales bacterium encodes the following:
- a CDS encoding Glu/Leu/Phe/Val dehydrogenase dimerization domain-containing protein, with the translated sequence MRAFDALQIYFNRAADQMDLTENMRRLLVIPKREVQVQIAVEMDDGELATFIGYRVQHNNSRGPMKGGLRYHPQVDLDEVRALAALMTWKTAVVNLPYGGAKGGIAIDPMRLSLREVERITRKFVDAIHDLIGPDSDIPAPDMGTGAEVMAWFMNQYAKYHGFSPACVTGKPVEMFGLPGREEATGRGVGILVMKLLGRLGRKPELTRVAIQGFGNVGSHTAKFLGEATCQIVAVSDISGAYFHPKGLDLTGMFRYTREHRGTLEGYSEAERISNAALLELDVELLIPAALGGVITAENAPRIKAPIIVEGANAPTEPDADEILAKRGTIILPDILANAGGVTASYFEWAQNRQHYQWGINRVRQELDHVLSDGFQRVWELSVERKVSLRTAAFMLGIGRVGRATVLGGIT